A section of the Papio anubis isolate 15944 chromosome 2, Panubis1.0, whole genome shotgun sequence genome encodes:
- the NR1I2 gene encoding nuclear receptor subfamily 1 group I member 2 isoform X2, which yields MTVTSTHHLKEGSLSAPATALHSPVAELASDHPRGPEANLEVRPKEGWNHADFVYCEDTEFVPGKPAVNADEEVGGPQICRVCGDKATGYHFNVMTCEGCKGFFRRAMKRNARLRCPFRKGACEITQKTRRQCQACRLRKCLESGMKKEMIMSDAAVEERRALIKRKKRERIGTQPPGVQELTEEQRMMIRELMDAQMKTFDTTFSHFKNFRLPGVLSSGCEMPESLQAPSREEAAKWSQVRKDLCSVKVSVQLRGEDGSVWNYKPPADNGGKEIFSLLPHMADMSTYMFKGIINFAKVISYFRDLPIEDQISLLKGATFELCQLRFNTVFNAETGTWECGRLSYCLEDPAGGFQQLLLEPMLKFHYMLKKLQLHEEEYVLMQAISLFSPDRPGVVQHRVVDQLQEQYAITLKSYIECNRPQPAHRFLFLKIMAMLTELRSINAQHTQRLLRIQDIHPFATPLMQELFGITGS from the exons ATGACAGTCACCAGTACTCACCACCTCAAGGAGGGGTCCCTCAGTGCACCTGCCACAGCCCTGCACAGTCCTGTGGCTGAGTTGGCTTCAGACCA TCCAAGAGGCCCAGAAGCAAACCTGGAGGTGAGACCCAAAGAAGGCTGGAACCATGCTGACTTCGTATACTGTGAGGACACAGAGTTTGTTCCTGGAAAGCCCGCTGTCAACGCAGATGAGGAAGTTGGGGGTCCCCAAATCTGCCGTGTATGTGGGGACAAGGCCACTGGTTATCACTTCAATGTCATGACATGTGAAGGATGCAAGGGCTTTTTCAG GAGGGCCATGAAACGCAACGCCCGCCTTAGGTGCCCCTTCCGGAAGGGCGCCTGCGAGATCACCCAGAAGACCCGGCGACAGTGCCAGGCCTGCCGCCTGCGCAAGTGCCTGGAGAGCGGCATGAAGAAGGAGA TGATCATGTCCGACGCGGCCGTGGAGGAGAGGCGGGCCTTgatcaagaggaagaaaagagaacgGATCGGGACTCAGCCACCGGGAGTGCAGGAGCTGACGGAAGAGCAGCGGATGATGATCAGGGAGCTGATGGACGCTCAGATGAAAACCTTTGACACTACCTTCTCCCATTTCAAGAATTTCCGG CTGCCAGGGGTGCTTAGCAGTGGCTGTGAGATGCCAGAGTCTCTGCAGGCCCCATCGAGGGAAGAAGCTGCCAAGTGGAGCCAGGTCAGGAAAGATCTGTGTTCTGTGAAGGTCTCTGTGCAGCTGCGGGGGGAGGATGGCAGTGTCTGGAACTACAAACCCCCAGCCGACAATGGCGGGAAAGAGATCTTCTCCCTGCTGCCCCACATGGCTGACATGTCAACCTACATGTTCAAAGGCATCATCAACTTTGCCAAAGTCATCTCCTACTTCAG GGACCTGCCCATCGAGGACCAGATCTCCCTGCTGAAGGGGGCCACTTTTGAGCTGTGCCAGCTGAGATTCAACACAGTATTCAACGCGGAGACTGGAACTTGGGAGTGTGGCCGGCTGTCCTACTGCTTGGAAGACCCTGCAG GTGGTTTCCAGCAACTTCTGCTGGAGCCCATGCTGAAATTCCACTACATGCTGAAGAAGCTGCAGCTACATGAGGAGGAGTATGTGCTGATGCAGGCCatctccctcttctccccag acCGCCCAGGTGTGGTGCAGCACCGCGTGGTGGACCAGCTGCAGGAGCAATACGCTATTACTCTGAAGTCCTACATTGAATGCAATCGGCCCCAGCCTGCTCATAG GTTCCTGTTCCTGAAGATCATGGCTATGCTCACCGAGCTCCGCAGCATCAACGCCCAGCACACCCAGCGGCTGCTGCGCATCCAGGACATACACCCCTTTGCTACGCCCCTCATGCAGGAGTTGTTCGGCATCACGGGTAGCTGA
- the NR1I2 gene encoding nuclear receptor subfamily 1 group I member 2 isoform X1 — protein sequence MTCEGCKGFFRRAMKRNARLRCPFRKGACEITQKTRRQCQACRLRKCLESGMKKEMIMSDAAVEERRALIKRKKRERIGTQPPGVQELTEEQRMMIRELMDAQMKTFDTTFSHFKNFRLPGVLSSGCEMPESLQAPSREEAAKWSQVRKDLCSVKVSVQLRGEDGSVWNYKPPADNGGKEIFSLLPHMADMSTYMFKGIINFAKVISYFRDLPIEDQISLLKGATFELCQLRFNTVFNAETGTWECGRLSYCLEDPAGGFQQLLLEPMLKFHYMLKKLQLHEEEYVLMQAISLFSPDRPGVVQHRVVDQLQEQYAITLKSYIECNRPQPAHRFLFLKIMAMLTELRSINAQHTQRLLRIQDIHPFATPLMQELFGITGS from the exons ATGACATGTGAAGGATGCAAGGGCTTTTTCAG GAGGGCCATGAAACGCAACGCCCGCCTTAGGTGCCCCTTCCGGAAGGGCGCCTGCGAGATCACCCAGAAGACCCGGCGACAGTGCCAGGCCTGCCGCCTGCGCAAGTGCCTGGAGAGCGGCATGAAGAAGGAGA TGATCATGTCCGACGCGGCCGTGGAGGAGAGGCGGGCCTTgatcaagaggaagaaaagagaacgGATCGGGACTCAGCCACCGGGAGTGCAGGAGCTGACGGAAGAGCAGCGGATGATGATCAGGGAGCTGATGGACGCTCAGATGAAAACCTTTGACACTACCTTCTCCCATTTCAAGAATTTCCGG CTGCCAGGGGTGCTTAGCAGTGGCTGTGAGATGCCAGAGTCTCTGCAGGCCCCATCGAGGGAAGAAGCTGCCAAGTGGAGCCAGGTCAGGAAAGATCTGTGTTCTGTGAAGGTCTCTGTGCAGCTGCGGGGGGAGGATGGCAGTGTCTGGAACTACAAACCCCCAGCCGACAATGGCGGGAAAGAGATCTTCTCCCTGCTGCCCCACATGGCTGACATGTCAACCTACATGTTCAAAGGCATCATCAACTTTGCCAAAGTCATCTCCTACTTCAG GGACCTGCCCATCGAGGACCAGATCTCCCTGCTGAAGGGGGCCACTTTTGAGCTGTGCCAGCTGAGATTCAACACAGTATTCAACGCGGAGACTGGAACTTGGGAGTGTGGCCGGCTGTCCTACTGCTTGGAAGACCCTGCAG GTGGTTTCCAGCAACTTCTGCTGGAGCCCATGCTGAAATTCCACTACATGCTGAAGAAGCTGCAGCTACATGAGGAGGAGTATGTGCTGATGCAGGCCatctccctcttctccccag acCGCCCAGGTGTGGTGCAGCACCGCGTGGTGGACCAGCTGCAGGAGCAATACGCTATTACTCTGAAGTCCTACATTGAATGCAATCGGCCCCAGCCTGCTCATAG GTTCCTGTTCCTGAAGATCATGGCTATGCTCACCGAGCTCCGCAGCATCAACGCCCAGCACACCCAGCGGCTGCTGCGCATCCAGGACATACACCCCTTTGCTACGCCCCTCATGCAGGAGTTGTTCGGCATCACGGGTAGCTGA